From a single Maylandia zebra isolate NMK-2024a linkage group LG3, Mzebra_GT3a, whole genome shotgun sequence genomic region:
- the LOC143417104 gene encoding uncharacterized protein LOC143417104 — MFPRKKQPIQKDYAASPSWRGQPISPNGISSFQRALEESRKENYLLQKKMQQIEEEKHQLEDKCRRMEAQNKELEERQQRQPDINIINEGWGIKFAQAREQIVHLNKENRQKRAELKEMTNQLQDKKTMTDKIQRDLHHMDRKNLLLQRQLHEAVEEKNKFLQQKEEQDKKQQDMQHKLKSMQEKYRMLKESLDETLRQNKDLLQQKEQQQERLKERKRIVQDFQSKNLKLQEFCNQLEDKATKVEEERDKLEKRCSQMQKRIDQIARNNSELVKGRLVEFNNLKSEHTQMQSQKQQEDKIHEDKNQEIKKRKKQLKDKHKEVQQRNADMHKDKLIQEATSKQLKDKLEEQQAALEEVEQRCEKLEEKKRRNHRRAEKSHPGEKSARGKVHEKKEKMVPLVPEERRYCFLT; from the coding sequence ATGtttccaagaaaaaaacaaccaattCAAAAAGATTACGCCGCCTCTCCTTCCTGGCGTGGCCAGCCAATTTCCCCAAATGGCATCTCATCCTTCCAAAGGGCATTAGAGGAGAGTAGGAAGGAAAACTACCTTctccagaaaaaaatgcaacaaattgaagaagaaaaacatcaacTGGAGGACAAGTGTAGACGAATGGAAGCCCAAAATAAAGAGCTGGAAGAAAGACAACAGCGCCAGCCGGACATAAAcattattaatgagggctggGGAATCAAGTTTGCTCAGGCCCGAGAGCAGATTGTGCACCTCAATAAAGAAAACAGGCAAAAGCGCGCAGAACTAAAAGAAATGACCAACCAGCTCCAAGACAAGAAAACGATGACTGATAAGATACAACGGGATCTCCACCACATGGACCGAAAAAATCTGCTCCTCCAAAGACAGCTCCATGAAGCTGtggaagaaaagaataaattcCTCCAACAGAAGGAAGAGCAGGACAAAAAGCAACAAGACATGCAGCACAAACTGAAGAGCATGCAGGAAAAATACCGCATGCTGAAAGAAAGCCTGGATGAAACACTGCGCCAAAATAAAGACCTTCTTCAACAGAAAGAGCAACAGCAGGAAAGACTGAAAGAACGAAAACGCATCGTCCAGGACTTTCAGTCTAAAAATCTAAAACTGCAAGAGTTTTGTAATCAGCTGGAGGACAAAGCAACTAAAGTGGAAGAAGAAAGGGACAAACTGGAGAAACGCTGCTCACAGATGCAGAAAAGGATCGATCAGATAGCGAGAAACAACTCCGAGCTCGTTAAGGGGCGTTTGGTGGAATTCAATAACTTGAAGAGTGAACACACTCAAATGCagtcacaaaaacaacaagaagacaaaatacatgaagacaaaaatcaagaaatcaagaaaagaaagaagcagttaaaagacaagcacaaagaggtccaacagagaaatgcagacatgcacaaggacaagctgatacaggaggcaacatccaaaCAACTCAAAGACAAGCTTGAAGAACAACAAGCAGCATTGGAAGAGGTGGAACAAAGATGTGAGaaacttgaagaaaaaaaacgcaGAAACCATCGACGAGCTGAGAAATCTCATCCTGGAGAAAAAAGCGCTCGTGGAaaagtgcatgaaaaaaaagaaaaaatggttcCACTTGTTCCAGAGGAGAGACGCTACTGCTTCCTCACCTga
- the LOC106676946 gene encoding uncharacterized protein LOC106676946 — MASVTVCSTTKGLFLIFTLLSLVCLSSALIDKDQLKQLKENYQNIKQQMDRLKAKRVEGVNYGSELLSEYLSLMDPLIALVKKSAKVLPDGFPQVDTFMENIKNSVKESKANIDRENEELGEKIEESEKELGQLKRIIEVLEEKQAEL; from the exons ATGGCATCAGTGACTGTTTGCAGCACCACCAAAGGCTTGTTCCTCATCTTCACCCTGCTGTCTCTGGTTTGCCTTTCAAGTGCACTGATAGACAAGGACCAGCTG AAACAACTCAAAGAAAACTATcagaacataaaacaacaaatggacAGACTGAAG GCTAAGCGTGTGGAAGGAGTGAACTACGGTTCTGAACTGTTGAGTGAATACTTGAGCCTTATGGACCCGTTGATCGCACTGGTGAAGAAATCTGCAAAAGTTTTACCTGATGGTTTTCCTCAAGTTGATACATTTATGGAGAACATTAAGAATTCCGTCAAGGAAAGTAAGGCTAACATTGACAGGGAGAATGAGGAGTTGGGTGAGAAAATAGAGGAAAGTGAAAAGGAACTGGGACAACTGAAAAGAATTATTGAAGTGCTCGAGGAAAAGCAAGCTGAATTGTAA
- the LOC143417106 gene encoding uncharacterized protein LOC143417106, protein MAAAAFSNTRGPALANKGLLLIFSLLCLVSVASSLYTQDQMMLEQVKKAIKEAERWKAEDKYRKETITKLFDLSSSLTHKDQLELFQETLSSAVKQEETLKGGDEFKMAATVLDEFFEKYIHQSELNMLAHYPPVKEVIKVGLHFMKNFRTYMDKKMTLLQE, encoded by the exons atggcagcagcagcctttTCCAATACCAGGGGACCAGCTTTAGCCAACAAAGGCTTATTACTCATCTTCTCTCTGCTGTGTCTTGTTTCAGTCGCAAGTTCCCTCTATACCCAAGACCAG ATGATGCTTGAGCAGGTGAAGAAAGCAATAAAAGAAGCAGAGAGATGGAAG gcAGAAGACAAATATAGAAAGGAAACAATCACAAAACTATTTGATCTTTCAAGTTCACTGACCCACAAGGATCAACTg GAACTATTCCAGGAAACCCTAAGCAGCGCTGTAAAACAAGAGGAAACGCTGAAG GGAGGGGACGAGTTCAAAATGGCAGCAACAGTATTGGATGAATTTTTCGAGAAATACATTCATCAGTCAGAACTGAATATGTTAGCTCATTATCCACCAGTGAAGGAAGTAATTAAGGTTGGTTTGCACTTTATGAAGAACTTCCGAACTTACATGGACAAGAAGATGACTTTGCTACAAGAATAG